In one window of Chryseobacterium sp. JV274 DNA:
- a CDS encoding substrate-binding domain-containing protein — protein MLPIKLLKFFSFLKAYRILFLLFFLVFFSCKKPQKASDKITIGFSQGLGNHPWRLAMNHSMEIQASLHSEVELNIQKAESSVSKQVQDIQKMIDGKVDVIIISPIDPQSLVSVVEKAATKNIPVILLDRKINSEKYTTYIGADNVEIGKEAANYILSDSKNYKKVIEIRGDDQSSPTIERSLGFQEIIRNSPNTDLIKTFKGLPADAFRKSLDSLGNQSLYVFAFNDELATNAWQVARNTGLENQIKFIGVDGLNTKDGGIQMVLDGKLNATLLYPTGGAEAIETAIKIYNGVAVPKRIKLSTTIIDRMNAEIMRNQFDKIIEQQGVIENQVQAVKKQVELYSSQKELFRWSIILLVLMFCLVAYSIYLIYAIKIKNKQLTLTNERITIQRNQIETIANELKDSNEARVNFFTGISHEFKTPITLILSSLESLMDFGKTKGTKPSYELELINKNSNRLLRLVDNLLDFRKIENQTFNLRVSKTNIYDFTYSIFRDFENEAKKRNIKFEIHSQNKNLELYIDRNLMDKVYFNLLSNAFKFTPDNGKIEITIQEKGNQAVISFKDNGIGIPEKEISNVFEAYFKGSNNRKNSSGIGLHLSRQFIELHLGKIEVNSFQGTEFIISLYKGNKHFNEDQMVKEPSLADAESLTNDAILNGLEDEINIQHEESQGERYSLLLVEDNLDLSFFLSKKLQNEFKVTVSDGNDAIDRALNEIPDIIVCDVNLPDKNGFEICEILKNDLRTSHIPVILLTALDNKESYLQGLKSGVDLYLTKPFSYPILIQSLHTLLYNREKLRYYYTNNIGRILDSKSFGNIEQKFVNNLNNLIKTNIDNADFSVENLADLLNISRIQLYRKIKAMFDVNVSDYINNFRLEQAKSMLQNPELTISEIAYKTGFSSPNYFSTVFKNKFGISPNAFRKSAGKE, from the coding sequence ATGTTACCAATAAAATTATTAAAATTTTTCAGTTTTCTTAAAGCCTACAGGATATTATTCCTTCTGTTTTTCCTTGTTTTTTTTTCTTGTAAAAAACCGCAGAAAGCTTCAGATAAAATTACTATCGGGTTTTCGCAGGGATTGGGCAATCATCCCTGGAGATTGGCAATGAACCACTCTATGGAGATACAGGCATCGCTTCATTCCGAAGTAGAGTTGAATATACAGAAAGCAGAAAGTTCTGTCAGCAAGCAGGTTCAGGATATCCAAAAAATGATTGATGGTAAGGTGGATGTGATTATCATTTCACCCATTGATCCGCAATCCCTGGTTTCGGTAGTGGAAAAAGCAGCTACTAAAAATATTCCGGTTATTTTGCTCGACAGAAAGATCAATTCAGAAAAATATACGACTTATATCGGTGCAGACAACGTGGAGATTGGGAAAGAAGCGGCCAATTACATTCTTTCAGATTCCAAAAATTATAAAAAAGTAATCGAAATAAGAGGTGATGACCAATCTTCCCCAACCATAGAAAGAAGTCTTGGCTTTCAGGAAATCATCAGAAATAGCCCCAACACAGATCTGATAAAAACATTTAAAGGTCTTCCGGCTGATGCTTTCAGGAAATCATTGGATTCCTTAGGAAATCAAAGTCTGTATGTTTTTGCCTTTAATGATGAGCTTGCCACCAATGCATGGCAGGTTGCACGAAATACAGGTTTGGAAAATCAAATCAAATTTATCGGCGTTGACGGCCTGAATACAAAAGACGGCGGAATCCAGATGGTTTTGGATGGAAAACTGAATGCCACTTTATTGTATCCGACTGGTGGAGCAGAAGCGATCGAGACGGCGATTAAGATTTATAATGGTGTTGCTGTTCCGAAACGCATTAAACTCAGCACAACGATCATTGACCGGATGAATGCGGAAATTATGCGCAATCAGTTTGATAAAATTATTGAACAGCAAGGCGTTATAGAAAATCAGGTACAGGCGGTTAAAAAACAAGTCGAGCTATATTCTTCGCAAAAAGAATTATTCCGATGGTCTATTATATTGTTAGTGTTGATGTTTTGCCTGGTTGCCTATTCGATTTACCTTATTTATGCAATAAAGATAAAAAATAAGCAGCTTACACTTACCAACGAGAGAATTACTATTCAAAGAAATCAGATTGAAACCATTGCCAATGAGTTGAAAGACAGCAATGAAGCGAGGGTTAATTTCTTTACGGGAATATCTCACGAATTTAAAACACCCATTACGCTTATTCTCAGTTCATTGGAGTCTTTAATGGATTTTGGCAAAACCAAAGGTACAAAACCATCCTATGAGCTGGAGCTGATCAATAAAAATTCCAACAGATTATTACGATTGGTGGATAACTTGTTGGATTTTAGAAAAATAGAAAATCAAACTTTTAACCTAAGAGTTTCCAAGACGAATATTTATGATTTTACTTACTCAATTTTTCGTGATTTTGAAAATGAAGCTAAGAAAAGAAATATCAAATTCGAAATTCATTCACAGAATAAAAATCTTGAGCTTTACATCGACAGAAACCTGATGGATAAAGTCTATTTCAATCTTTTGTCCAATGCTTTCAAATTTACACCAGATAATGGAAAGATTGAAATCACGATTCAGGAAAAAGGAAATCAGGCGGTGATCAGCTTCAAAGATAATGGAATCGGAATCCCTGAAAAAGAAATCAGCAATGTTTTTGAAGCGTATTTCAAAGGCTCCAACAATAGAAAAAACAGTTCAGGAATTGGGCTTCATCTTAGCAGACAGTTCATTGAGCTCCATCTTGGGAAGATAGAAGTGAACTCTTTTCAGGGAACGGAGTTTATCATCAGTCTTTATAAGGGAAACAAGCATTTCAACGAAGACCAAATGGTAAAAGAACCTAGTCTCGCAGATGCCGAAAGCCTGACAAACGATGCTATTTTAAATGGATTGGAAGACGAGATTAATATCCAACATGAGGAATCTCAGGGCGAACGCTACTCGCTTCTTTTGGTGGAGGATAATTTGGATTTGTCCTTCTTTTTAAGCAAAAAGCTTCAGAATGAGTTTAAGGTGACGGTTTCTGATGGGAATGATGCAATTGATAGGGCACTGAATGAAATTCCTGATATTATCGTCTGTGACGTTAATCTTCCAGACAAAAATGGTTTTGAAATCTGTGAAATTCTTAAAAATGATCTTCGTACATCACATATTCCGGTCATTCTTCTGACAGCTCTTGATAATAAAGAATCTTATCTTCAAGGCTTGAAATCCGGCGTTGACCTTTATCTCACGAAACCTTTCAGTTACCCGATTCTGATACAATCACTACATACGCTGCTTTACAACCGTGAAAAGCTACGTTATTATTATACAAATAATATTGGCAGAATTTTGGATAGCAAATCGTTTGGAAATATAGAACAGAAATTTGTGAACAATCTGAACAATCTCATCAAAACCAATATCGATAATGCCGATTTTTCAGTAGAGAATCTTGCAGACCTGCTCAATATTTCCAGAATTCAGTTGTATAGAAAGATTAAAGCAATGTTTGATGTAAACGTTAGCGATTATATCAACAATTTCCGTCTTGAACAGGCCAAATCTATGCTTCAAAATCCTGAACTGACAATTTCGGAAATTGCATACAAAACCGGTTTTTCTTCCCCGAATTATTTCTCTACTGTTTTCAAGAATAAGTTTGGTATATCCCCGAATGCCTTTAGAAAGTCTGCGGGGAAGGAGTGA
- a CDS encoding carboxymuconolactone decarboxylase family protein produces the protein MNAQENKTNQNLNAKEQSLVKISSLTTTGNLGSLKLQLNAGLDSGLTINEIKEVLVQLYAYCGFPRSLNAINTFKSVLDERKSKGINDIEGKKIIVENNVEDKYEQGRKTLEELTKMPQTKPAPGFGEFAPRVDAFLKEHLFADIFVSDVLTYKQREIVTISALASLDGVEGQLQSHINMGKNTGITENQLAQLADLVQETVNKTQANTARKIIGKPLVPIIENDMMIRISEIEIIPEFLEEYNSILKEEASASVKLEKGVIAIFPMYQKENPTQIRIVEIYADKEAYQFHLQTPHFLKYKSSTLKMVKSLKLIDMESIDKEAMSDIFKKIK, from the coding sequence ATGAATGCACAAGAAAATAAAACCAATCAAAATTTGAATGCTAAAGAACAAAGTTTGGTAAAGATTTCTTCACTCACGACAACTGGAAATCTTGGAAGTCTAAAACTTCAGTTGAATGCCGGATTGGATTCTGGTTTGACGATTAATGAAATTAAAGAAGTCTTGGTTCAATTGTATGCGTACTGTGGTTTTCCGAGAAGTCTGAATGCTATTAATACTTTTAAATCAGTTTTAGACGAAAGAAAATCAAAAGGTATTAATGATATCGAAGGAAAGAAAATCATTGTCGAAAATAATGTTGAAGACAAATATGAACAAGGCAGAAAAACCCTTGAAGAACTTACAAAAATGCCACAAACCAAACCAGCACCAGGTTTTGGTGAGTTTGCTCCACGGGTTGACGCTTTTTTAAAAGAACATCTTTTTGCCGATATTTTTGTGAGCGATGTGCTGACTTATAAGCAAAGAGAAATCGTGACGATTTCTGCTCTTGCTTCTTTGGATGGAGTAGAAGGACAGTTGCAATCGCATATCAATATGGGAAAAAACACAGGAATTACTGAAAATCAATTAGCTCAATTGGCTGATTTGGTTCAAGAAACCGTTAATAAAACTCAGGCAAATACAGCTCGAAAAATCATTGGAAAACCGCTTGTTCCGATTATTGAAAACGACATGATGATTCGGATTTCCGAAATTGAAATTATCCCTGAATTTTTAGAAGAATATAATTCTATTCTGAAAGAAGAAGCTTCAGCATCAGTAAAGCTGGAGAAAGGTGTGATTGCAATTTTTCCGATGTATCAAAAGGAAAATCCAACTCAGATAAGAATTGTAGAAATCTATGCGGACAAAGAAGCATATCAGTTTCATTTGCAAACGCCACATTTTTTGAAGTATAAATCATCAACCTTGAAAATGGTAAAATCCCTGAAATTAATAGATATGGAAAGTATTGACAAAGAAGCGATGTCTGATATCTTTAAAAAGATAAAGTAG
- a CDS encoding cupin domain-containing protein, translating into MKYLIIILLAFSPTVIAQNKVNSNKIKSNEMSTDIPKISDFPTGEENTAYAQYFIGKSYLAPLTSNKDLNVPLSNVTFEPGCRNNWHSHTGGQLLIVVGGEGLYQERGKPARRLKPGDIVEIAPNVEHWHGANADNWFSHLATNGNPQTNQNVWLEAVSDEEFAEANKK; encoded by the coding sequence ATGAAATATTTAATCATCATTCTTTTAGCGTTTAGTCCAACTGTAATCGCACAAAATAAAGTAAATTCAAACAAAATAAAATCAAACGAAATGAGTACAGATATTCCTAAAATAAGTGATTTTCCGACAGGTGAAGAAAACACGGCTTATGCGCAGTATTTTATTGGCAAGTCCTATTTGGCGCCACTTACAAGCAATAAAGATTTAAATGTTCCTCTTTCTAATGTCACATTTGAACCGGGTTGTCGTAACAATTGGCACAGCCACACAGGCGGACAGCTTTTGATTGTTGTAGGTGGCGAAGGTTTATATCAGGAAAGAGGAAAACCCGCACGTCGTTTAAAACCCGGAGATATCGTAGAAATTGCTCCGAATGTTGAGCATTGGCACGGTGCCAATGCTGACAACTGGTTTTCGCATTTAGCAACGAATGGAAATCCGCAGACCAATCAAAATGTTTGGCTGGAAGCTGTTTCCGATGAAGAATTTGCTGAAGCCAACAAAAAATAA
- a CDS encoding DapH/DapD/GlmU-related protein: MSFNEDIFTRLKNGETIMPGDPEIHKLLEASYKVKKQLIELNNSTEPDEILKILSQIIGKELENVVVFTPIYINYGKNLNIGKNVFINFDCTFLTLGGLTIEDDVLIGPKVNLITENHPLEPQHRKGLIGKSILIKKNAWIGANATILPGVTIGENAVVAAGAVVSKDVPDNVVVGGVPAKIIKTIA, translated from the coding sequence ATGAGTTTTAACGAAGATATCTTTACCAGACTAAAAAATGGTGAAACAATAATGCCCGGCGATCCGGAAATTCACAAATTGCTGGAAGCTTCTTATAAGGTTAAGAAACAATTGATTGAATTAAATAATTCTACAGAACCGGATGAGATTTTAAAAATATTAAGTCAAATTATCGGCAAAGAATTGGAGAATGTAGTGGTGTTTACACCTATTTACATCAATTATGGAAAGAATCTCAATATTGGTAAAAATGTATTCATCAATTTCGACTGTACTTTTCTGACTCTAGGAGGACTTACCATTGAAGACGATGTTTTAATCGGCCCGAAAGTAAACCTGATAACGGAAAATCATCCTTTAGAACCTCAACATAGAAAAGGATTAATTGGAAAATCCATTTTAATCAAGAAAAATGCTTGGATTGGAGCCAATGCAACCATTTTACCGGGAGTTACGATTGGAGAAAATGCTGTAGTTGCAGCCGGAGCGGTCGTTTCTAAAGATGTTCCGGACAATGTTGTGGTGGGAGGAGTTCCTGCAAAAATCATCAAAACAATTGCATAA
- a CDS encoding alpha/beta hydrolase, whose translation MKIITTVMALSFLFMGQAFAQNKKSNPGKMNATEQNEHYTFQLSDKVTRKAVTFKNRYGIILSGDLYLPKNAENEKLAALAISGPFGAVKEQSSGLYANQMAERGFAVIAFDPSYTGESGGEPRNIASPDINTEDFSAAVDFLGLQKNVDRNKIGIIGICGFGGMALNATAIDKRIKAVATTSMYDMTRVISKGYNDVVTLEQRTKTLVDLNLQRWKDVETGEQAYPSSHLPEKLTGSEPQFVKDYFNYYKTPRGFHERSVNSTKGWRLTSALSFMNMPILSYIKEISPRPILLIAGENAHSRYFSEDIYKMAAEPKELVIIPNAVHVDLYDKVDVIPFEKLDNFFRTNLK comes from the coding sequence ATGAAAATAATAACAACAGTGATGGCTCTGTCCTTTCTTTTCATGGGACAGGCATTTGCGCAGAATAAAAAATCAAATCCAGGAAAAATGAATGCAACAGAACAAAACGAACATTATACTTTCCAACTCAGTGATAAAGTTACCCGAAAAGCAGTTACCTTTAAAAACCGTTACGGAATCATACTTTCCGGAGATTTATATCTTCCAAAAAATGCAGAAAACGAAAAACTGGCGGCGTTGGCAATCAGTGGACCGTTTGGTGCGGTGAAGGAGCAGTCTTCAGGTTTGTATGCCAATCAAATGGCGGAAAGAGGTTTTGCTGTTATCGCTTTTGACCCTTCTTACACAGGCGAAAGTGGTGGCGAACCAAGAAATATAGCTTCACCCGACATCAATACCGAAGATTTCAGTGCAGCTGTTGATTTCCTGGGACTTCAGAAAAATGTAGACAGAAATAAGATCGGGATCATCGGAATTTGCGGATTTGGAGGAATGGCACTGAATGCTACTGCAATCGATAAGCGAATAAAAGCCGTTGCGACCACGAGTATGTATGATATGACAAGAGTGATTTCTAAAGGATATAATGATGTAGTTACACTTGAGCAACGAACAAAAACACTCGTAGACCTGAATCTGCAAAGATGGAAAGATGTAGAAACCGGGGAACAAGCATATCCATCTTCTCATCTTCCGGAAAAATTAACTGGCAGTGAGCCTCAATTTGTAAAAGATTATTTTAATTATTACAAAACTCCAAGAGGTTTTCACGAGCGTTCAGTAAATTCAACAAAAGGTTGGAGATTGACCAGCGCACTTTCATTTATGAATATGCCCATTTTAAGTTACATCAAAGAAATTTCACCGAGACCTATTCTTTTAATTGCTGGTGAAAATGCACATTCAAGGTATTTTTCAGAAGACATTTACAAAATGGCTGCGGAACCGAAAGAATTGGTGATTATTCCGAATGCGGTTCACGTTGACTTATACGACAAGGTAGATGTGATTCCTTTTGAAAAACTGGATAATTTCTTCAGAACCAATTTAAAATAA
- a CDS encoding helix-turn-helix domain-containing protein, translating into MKEKLKRVVSEFNTELKLKGFRAFQIEQDGSETRVYSRKEFYKICLTTGKSKIHYSDKSFEQEGTVLFFGNPHIPYSWETISTTYKGYTILFSEEFFKNSERSESLQQSSFFKIGGTPVLKITEEQRLFLNTIFQKMIAEQKSDYVYKDELIRNYISLIIHESLKLEPAEDFDQNKNAASRLSSVFLELLERQFPIETTDQSLQLKSAQDFAKNLNVHVNYLNRAVKEVTGKSTTTHITERILTEAKALLQHTDWNISEIAFALGFDYPTYFNNFFKKQTGTNPKAFRLTEV; encoded by the coding sequence ATGAAAGAAAAGCTAAAAAGAGTTGTTTCGGAGTTTAATACTGAATTAAAACTAAAAGGCTTCCGTGCATTCCAGATTGAACAGGATGGAAGTGAAACCCGTGTCTACAGCAGAAAAGAATTTTATAAAATCTGCCTTACGACAGGGAAAAGTAAAATTCATTATTCTGATAAAAGTTTCGAGCAGGAAGGAACGGTGCTTTTTTTTGGAAATCCGCATATTCCGTATTCCTGGGAAACCATTTCAACAACTTATAAAGGCTATACCATTCTTTTTTCTGAGGAATTTTTCAAGAATTCTGAACGTTCCGAAAGCCTCCAGCAATCTTCTTTCTTTAAAATTGGCGGAACTCCCGTTCTGAAAATTACCGAAGAACAGAGACTCTTTCTCAATACGATTTTTCAAAAAATGATTGCTGAGCAGAAAAGCGATTATGTCTACAAGGATGAGCTGATTCGCAATTACATCAGTTTAATTATCCACGAATCTTTGAAATTAGAACCTGCAGAAGATTTTGACCAGAACAAAAATGCAGCATCAAGATTATCGTCCGTTTTTCTGGAACTGTTGGAAAGACAATTTCCCATCGAAACTACAGACCAATCTCTGCAATTGAAATCAGCTCAGGATTTTGCAAAAAATTTGAATGTTCACGTTAATTATCTCAATCGAGCTGTGAAAGAAGTTACAGGAAAATCCACAACGACTCATATTACGGAACGAATTCTCACAGAAGCTAAAGCATTGCTGCAGCACACCGACTGGAATATCTCAGAAATAGCTTTCGCATTGGGATTCGATTATCCGACATATTTTAATAATTTCTTTAAAAAACAAACCGGAACCAATCCAAAAGCATTTCGTTTGACTGAGGTTTGA